One window of Vicia villosa cultivar HV-30 ecotype Madison, WI unplaced genomic scaffold, Vvil1.0 ctg.000458F_1_1, whole genome shotgun sequence genomic DNA carries:
- the LOC131628499 gene encoding uncharacterized protein LOC131628499 gives MAAGKYDYVNNITPGKESWGIVVRVVRLWFVPDMNSKQNLYAMEMVLMDEHVVFVGDKIQVSVRKALLSRFQSKLCDGAVYNLKSFGVAANSGAYMTTKHKFKLNLQSGTVVTKVETDLITTSPYI, from the exons ATGGCTGCTGGAAAATACGACTATGTTAACAACATCACTCCTGGCAAGGAATCCTGGGGCATTGTTGTTCGAGTTGTTCGTTTATGGTTTGTACCAGATATGAATTCCAAACAAAATTTATATGCAATGGAAATGGTTTTGATGGATGaacatgttgtttttgtt GGCGACAAGATTCAGGTTTCAGTTAGGAAAGCCCTATTGTCACGATTTCAATCTAAGCTATGCGATGGAGCTGTGTATAATTTGAAATCCTTTGGTGTCGCCGCTAATTCTGGAGCTTATATGACTACAAAACACAAGTTCAAGTTGAATTTGCAGAGTGGGACGGTTGTTACAAAAGTTGAAACTGATCTGATAACGACCTCTCCTTATATTTAG
- the LOC131628494 gene encoding non-specific lipid-transfer protein 1-like produces MAGKKCISVSIFLMVLGMLVTPMFARQIDDIACPEALLSLLPCLPFLQGTGPPTPPGNCCTGLSNLNQKANTPQIRKDVCNCLKPAASRFGVKADRSKQLPQLCNINLSVPFDPSVDCNSVH; encoded by the exons ATGGCAGGGAAGAAATGTATTTCAGTTTCAATATTTTTGATGGTTTTAGGTATGCTAGTAACACCAATGTTTGCACGCCAAATCGATGACATAGCATGCCCTGAAGCTCTTCTGTCATTGTTGCCATGTCTTCCATTTTTGCAAGGAACTGGTCCTCCTACACCACCTGGTAACTGTTGTACTGGTTTAAGTAATCTGAACCAAAAGGCTAACACCCCTCAGATTCGAAAAGATGTTTGCAATTGTCTCAAACCTGCTGCATCCAGATTTGGAGTCAAAGCTGACAGATCAAAACAACTGCCACAACTTTGTAACATTAACCTTTCCGTTCCTTTTGATCCTAGCGTCGATTGCAACTC GGTACATTGA
- the LOC131628500 gene encoding non-specific lipid-transfer protein 1-like: protein MAGKKCISVSIFLMVLGMLVTPLLARQIDDIACPEALLSLLPCLPFLQGTGPPTPPGNCCAGLSNLNQKANTPQIRKDVCNCLKPAASRFGVKADRSKQLPQLCNINLSVPFDPSVDCNSVQ from the exons ATGGCAGGCAAAAAATGTATTTCTGTTTCAATATTTTTGATGGTTTTAGGAATGCTAGTAACACCATTGCTGGCACGCCAAATCGATGACATAGCATGCCCTGAAGCTCTTTTGTCATTGTTGCCTTGTCTTCCATTTTTGCAAGGAACTGGTCCTCCTACACCACCTGGTAACTGTTGTGCTGGTTTAAGTAATTTGAATCAAAAGGCTAACACCCCTCAGATTCGAAAAGATGTTTGCAATTGTCTCAAACCTGCTGCTTCAAGATTTGGAGTTAAGGCTGATAGATCAAAACAACTGCCGCAACTTTGTAACATTAACCTTTCCGTTCCTTTTGATCCTAGCGTCGATTGCAACTC GGTCCAGTGA